The Ignavibacteria bacterium genomic sequence GGCATTTCCCCTTTATTATCCGACTTAATCTCCTCGTCCGTCTTTTCAACGAGGTTTAATATCTTTTCAAGCCCCTTCTGAGCAGCCTGCAGGAGCTCTTCGCTGAAATTTAACGGGCCTGAGTAATGAGTCTGTGCAAAGAAAAGTCTTATTGTCTCGGGAGAATACCTTGCCAGGACATCCCTTGCAGTAAAGAAATTCCCCAGTGACTTTGACATCTTTTCATTCTGAATATTCAGAAATCCAAAATGCATCCAGTAGTTTACAAACTGGTGCCCCTTGTGTGCGGCTTCCGACTGTGCTATTTCATTTTCATGGTGAGGGAAAATAAGGTCGCTTCCGCCTGCATGAATGTCTATTGTCTCACCCAGGTGCTTCGTGCTCATGGCCGAGCATTCGATGTGCCAGCCGGGTCGTCCTTTACCCCAGGGGCTTTCCCAGAAGGGTTCGCCTTCCTTGGCTTTTTTCCACAGCGAAAAGTCCAGAGGATTTTTTTTCTCCTCGTTAATTTCTATGCGGGCACCGGCCTCAAGTTCATCAATTTTCTTTCCGCTCAGTTTTCCATAACCGGGGAATTTCGAAACATCATAGAACACGTTTCCGTCCACATTGTATGCAAACCCGCTGTCTTCCAGCTCCTTGATCATTGCAATGATATCCTGTATATGCTCAGTCGCCTTGGGGTAAATATCCGCCTTTTTGATGTTGAGCTTTCCGGTATCTTCAAAAAATGCAGAGATGTACTTTTCGGCCACATGTTTAGCGTCGGTATTTTCCTGGTTGGATTTCCTGATTATCTTATCATCTATATCGGTCAGATTCATTGCATACTTTACCTTATAGCCCTTGTATTCCAGGTAGCGCCTTATGATGTCAGCCATGATAAATGACCGTGCATTCCCAATATGGAACAGGTCGTAAACCGTGGGGCCGCATACATACATTGTAACTTCAGGCGGGTTCTGTGGAATAAACTCTTCTTTTT encodes the following:
- a CDS encoding cysteine--tRNA ligase, yielding MQIYNTLTRKKEEFIPQNPPEVTMYVCGPTVYDLFHIGNARSFIMADIIRRYLEYKGYKVKYAMNLTDIDDKIIRKSNQENTDAKHVAEKYISAFFEDTGKLNIKKADIYPKATEHIQDIIAMIKELEDSGFAYNVDGNVFYDVSKFPGYGKLSGKKIDELEAGARIEINEEKKNPLDFSLWKKAKEGEPFWESPWGKGRPGWHIECSAMSTKHLGETIDIHAGGSDLIFPHHENEIAQSEAAHKGHQFVNYWMHFGFLNIQNEKMSKSLGNFFTARDVLARYSPETIRLFFAQTHYSGPLNFSEELLQAAQKGLEKILNLVEKTDEEIKSDNKGEMPELDIEKFKKDFEAAMDDDFNTPQATAVIFDFVREANRAAQQTENVDSRYYRNVREFLTQTAQNVLGIISSGAGAKDEGPSLENELVELLIRLRLKARQEKNFGLSDEIRDELKKLGIVLQDQKDKTTFKKVKEQ